A genome region from Acipenser ruthenus chromosome 29, fAciRut3.2 maternal haplotype, whole genome shotgun sequence includes the following:
- the LOC117426213 gene encoding vasopressin V1b receptor-like — protein sequence MMELPQNEGNVSVWNATEESLLWSSTMSGRVFNCSSVTHSHCSTPENITSLLTRDEDLAKVEIAVLAAILAVATTGNLGVVIAMYRMRQKMTRMHLFILHLGLTDLVVALFQVLPQMIWEVTYRFHGTDFMCRTVKYFQVLSMFASTYMLIMMTLDRYIAVCHPLKTIQQPNKQAYLMISTTWVISSMLSIPQVFIFSLKEVDQGSGVYDCWADFKFSWGVRAYITWTTLSIFIIPVAILILCYSLICYEICKNLRCKTQTQMSSAKGDGCQNGLVMTSRVSSVRTISRAKIRTVKMTFVIVLAYIACWAPFFSVQMWSVWDENAPKEGKFYSSDFAFTITMLLASLSSCCNPWIYMFFSGPLLQDLTKYLCCRRLKPSLKRQGSTGSLGSRRNTTVTKASHRSMNSDGRTGAKRGNFLQNFKEFYPPYDDTVTESGVL from the exons ATGATGGAACTACCACAGAATGAGGGAAACGTCAGCGTCTGGAATGCAACTGAAGAGTCGTTGCTGTGGAGCTCAACGATGAGCGGCAGGGTTTTCAACTGTAGCTCCGTCACACACTCGCACTGCTCCACTCCCGAGAACATCACCTCCCTGCTGACCAGAGATGAAGACCTGGCTAAAGTGGAGATAGCAGTACTGGCCGCTATCTTAGCTGTGGCTACTACGGGCAACTTGGGGGTGGTCATAGCCATGTACAGGATGAGACAGAAAATGACAAGGATGCACCTGTTCATCCTGCACCTTGGGCTCACAGACCTGGTGGTGGCCCTCTTTCAGGTGTTGCCCCAGATGATATGGGAGGTGACCTACAGGTTTCACGGCACCGATTTCATGTGCAGGACGGTCAAGTATTTCCAAGTCTTGAGCATGTTCGCCTCCACTTACATGCTTATCATGATGACTCTGGATCGTTACATTGCAGTGTGCCACCCTCTCAAGACCATCCAGCAGCCTAACAAGCAGGCATACCTGATGATCAGCACCACCTGGGTCATCAGCTCCATGTTGAGCATCCCTCAGGTCTTTATCTTCTCCCTCAAGGAAGTGGACCAGGGATCAGGGGTCTATGACTGCTGGGCGGACTTCAAGTTCAGCTGGGGGGTCCGTGCTTACATCACTTGGACCACGCTGTCCATCTTTATCATCCCCGTGGCCATCCTCATCCTGTGCTACAGCCTGATCTGCTATGAGATCTGCAAGAACCTCAGGTGCAAGACCCAGACCCAGATGTCTTCGGCCAAGGGCGATGGCTGCCAGAACGGGCTGGTGATGACCTCCAGGGTGAGCAGCGTGAGGACCATCTCCCGAGCCAAGATCCGGACAGTCAAGATGACCTTCGTCATTGTCCTTGCCTACATAGCCTGCTGGGCCCCCTTCTTTAGCGTCCAGATGTGGTCCGTTTGGGATGAAAACGCACCCAAAGAAGGCAAGTTCT ATTCTTCGGACTTCGCCTTCACCATCACCATGCTCCTGGCCAGCCTGAGCAGCTGTTGCAACCCCTGGATCTACATGTTCTTCAGCGGACCCCTGCTGCAGGACCTCACTAAGTACCTCTGCTGCAGGCGGCTCAAACCCAGCCTGAAAAGACAGGGCTCCACTGGAAGCCTTGGCAGCCGAAGAAACACAACCGTGACCAAAGCCAGCCACCGCAGCATGAACAGCGACGGCAGAACCGGAGCAAAGAGGGGGAACTTTCTGCAGAACTTCAAAGAGTTCTACCCCCCCTATGACGACACAGTCACCGAATCCGGGGTGCTTTAA